The following nucleotide sequence is from Pirellulales bacterium.
CTACACGGTTCGCTTGCCGCTGCCTGATCGTTGCGATCCTCTGCTACTGGGCGCAGTGCTAGAAGGGATGAAGCCCGACGACCAGCCAATCGCCGGCGCGAAGAACAACCCCATGATGCCGATTGCGTGGACAAAAACGTACACGGGCGCGGCCGGCAAGCCCGCTCGTACTTTCACCAGCACGATGGCCTCGGGGCAAGATTTCGAAAACGAAGCCTATCGGCGAATGCTCGTCAACGCGTGCTATTGGTGCCTCGGCAAAGAAAGCCAAATTCCGCCGACATCGAACGCCGATCTCGTTGGTCGCTACGAGGCCCGCCCTTTCAAGCTCGATGGTTTTAAGCCTGGTGTAAAGCCAGCCGATCTCGAACGGCAATGAGTTTCTCAACAGCGGCTGATCCGACCCCGCTTCCTGGCGGACGCGGCTCGGAAATGCGCTACTCTGGACTGGACAGGGTATCTTTTCGTCGGCGAAGCCTCCATGCGCCGATCGCGCTCATTGCGGCGATCAGCAGCGCCTGCGGTTCAGGCACCGGCGCGTTGGCTGGGCTTGGTGGCGTTGGAAAATGCGTTTGCCACACGACGAAATCGGATCCATCCACGTCGCCGTCGCCATCGGCGTCGCCGCCCGCCAACGTTGCGCCGCTCGCCGTCGGAAAGTGCGTTTGCCAGGCGACGAAGTCCGCCCCATCCACGTCGCCATCCGCGTCGAAGTCGCCGGGGCCGGCGAAACCAGAAAGAACGATGTTGTTGGGGTCGAAAGCGCTTCCCGCACCGTATTGAACCAGGAATGATCCGCCGCCGCTCATGCCGAGCCGTTGACCGTTCGCGGCATTGCTAAACGCCCCTGAAATTCCGCCGACCGTTTCCATGATGGTGAAAGTTTGCGCAGGCATTGGCGCGAAGCTGTTGATCAGTGCCAAATGCAACTGCCCACTCAGACTGGCGGAACCTTCGAGATAAACCAAATCGTGCTGCGTTTCCGGCGTTGTGCCGCCAATTTCGATCTCCAAGGCTCCGGCAGCCTGCTGAGTATAGTTGCCGTCGATCGTCGTTCGACCTGCCGAGTGGCCTGGGGCCAGGATTCCACCCTGATTCGTGAGGCTGCCGTGAAACGTGCCGACATGCAGCGTGCCAGAGGTCCACTGAAAAGTGCCTTGAATCTGTTGCGATAGAACGAGCGGAGAACCGATGGAATCCGCGCTCAGCGTGCCTCCCTGAAGATTCAACTGACCATTGGTGTTCAGTTCGATCTCGTGCGCGACATCAACGCTTGCGCCCGGATGGATCGTGAGTGACGTTGATCCTGTGATAAAACCAGCTTCGGGCAAGCCGATCGTCAGCGGGCTGGTCGTTACCGATAGACTCGAACCAGCGCCGGCGACCAACACTTGCCCCGAGCCTGAGTTGAGTCCGCGAATCAATGCGCCCCCCGTGGTGACGCTGCCACCGCTTTGAATCGACATCGCGCCCAGTCCGGTGCTGCCCACGATGATCGTGCCACTGCTCGACCACGTCGACCCTGCGCCGGTCACAGTGACCGTACCGCTCGACGTAGAGCCTTCGCCCAGCCCTGCGCCGGTGCTACTCAAGCTGCCGCCGCCGGTGACCAATATCGAGCCATCTCCTGAATTGCCGACTCTAATTCCATTGGTGCTCGTCCATGCCGAACCGGCGCCGATCGTGACGGCGCCGTTGGACCCACCGAACACGCCGATGATATTGGAATCGCCTGCTGCACTGCTGGTCATTAGAGTGCCGCCGTTTTGAAGGGTTAGCGTGCCGGTTCCGTTTTCTCCGATCCAGAGTTGATCGCTGTTGGTCCAGGTCGAGCCAGCGCCGTTGATGGTCACATTACCAACTCCCGAGGCATGGTGCCCCAAGGAAACTGTGCTGTTGAAGCCGGTGACATTGACATCGGCGCCGATGTTGACGTTCAAAGTTCCAACTCCACCGTTTCCAACAATCAGTTGCGTTTGTGTAAAATCAGAACCCGTAATATTGAATGCGCCGAAATTCATGTTCAGCGTACCGGCACTGCTGGCGACGTCTCCCAGCGTGGCGGTGGCCGCGCTGAAGCTCGTCAAGCCGCCGCCGGCAAAGCTATTGTGGATCACGCTGAGCGCCGCATTGTCGCCGGCGCCAACGCCGACGATGATGGCGCGGTTGGCCTCGGTTTGAGTGGAGCTGGCCACCGTGTAGGTCGACGCGCCGCGGTTTGCCTGAGTCGAGACGGAAAATGCAACTGCGCTGTCGCGGACGCGTAAATAGGCGGTGGAATAGCTCGCAATCGCGCCGGCGACGCCGCCGCCGATATCCAGCGGATTGCCGGGAAAGGTAACCGTGTACGGGCTGCCGACGCCAACCTCGAAACTAACGAAATCGTTGGCATCCGGCACTTTCGTCGGGAACCAATTGTTCTGGTCATTGAAGCTGCCGTTGCCAAAGGTAGTCCAGGTCAGAGTGACTGCGTCGGCACGGGGCGCGGCGACGAACACCGCTAGCAACACTGCTACGAAGGCGTGGTAATGGAGGGATCGCGGATGGCGGCCATCGAACGGGCAGAATAGAGAACATGATGGTGCCATGATGGTTGGCTCCCGTTGACTTGGGTAACGAGTATTCGCTCGCAATGGCAGTAAATCGCACCCCGCAGGATGGGGCGGTGCTGTGCGATTGTCAATCATTTAGCGTGGTTTCTCTCTCATTACGATCCTGAAAGTAAGCGGGAAAATGCCAACTGTGAGGTAGCCACAGAGTTACCCGAGCCGCATTGGCCTGGTCGAAATAAGCCGATTTGACGCCAACCTCCATCCGCGGCTAAATTGACGCTATTGTCTCGACGGCAGCGATCACCACTTTTCACGTGAGGACGACCCATGATGCAGCACTTCATCCGGGGATTGTTTTCTGTGGTGGCAATCGGTTGCTGGGAAGCTTGTCTGATTGCCGATGGCCACGAAGCTGCAAATCAACCACGTTCGCCTCTCCAGTTCGTTCAATTCATCCCGCGCCAGCCGCAGCGACCAAGGCTCCACAGCCATACCGACAAAGGCATCGTTAGCGCCGTTGCAGAAGATAGCATTTCCGTGGTATCCGACAACAAAGTGTGGGTGCTTCGTCCTCAACCGGGCTGCGTCATCGAAGTCATCGGTCGAGCCGAACCGAGCTACCTGGCCTCGGGGCAAATCGTGCGCTTGTACGGCGAATTCGACAAGAAACACAAGTCGGCCGAGCCGATCAAGCAATTGGAAATCGTTTCGCCGACGATGGCCAATGTAACCCTCGGCATTTTCCCAGAAACGCTCCCTCCCCAAGATGAAGCAGCGAAGACCAAGAAGCCGGCCACGGAAAAACCCAATGCGGAAAACACTCAGACAGCAGACCCCAATGCTCATGGGAAAGCGCCTGAAAACATCGTCACGCCCACGATGATCGTCGGCACGCTCAAGCTCGTGAAAGATGGCGAACTGCTGATTTCTGCGGCCGGTCGCGCGATTCGCGTCCACCTCGCCGAAGCGCCTGAGATTCGCGTGTCGCTCTCAGACTTCACGCTGGCCAAACGCAGCGATGCAGTGAAAAAATTTAGCTGCGACTACATCGAGCCTGGCGCAGGCTACCTCAAACTGCTGCAAATCGAACTGACTGATCCGCTCGAAGGAGCCAAGAAGCCGACCCGCCGTCCGGCGGCAAAACCCGTGGCGAAACAACCCAAAGTGGCCAGCGGCAAGTCGAAATGAGAGCCGCTGCAGAAAGCGGCTGTGCATGTTGATTCTACCGACCGATGATTGTGCGGTTGGCTCGATCGCGGAAAGGGTTCCCTGCTTGCTCATTGTTTCTTCGTCCAGATGGGGTAAATCCAGGCGCAGCGCTTCCTCGATCACCGCGCGATTGTCAATGTATGGTTCTTCGGTACCGGGAACTTCACAGATGCGAAGCTCCATGAAGCCCCCATCATGCGCGCCTCCGGCACAATCAGATCATCAAGTCGTTAACGCCTCGCATACCAATTCACCCACCTGCGATGTGCTATATCCCATCTTCCCTGCCGCTTGGCTTTTCATCTTCGTGCCGGTTATTTGCTTGACAGCTCTCATGATGCGGGCCGCTGCGGCGGGTTGGCCGCTGTGTTCGAGCAGCATCGCCATCGCGCCGATGGCGGCGATCGGGTTGATGACTCCTTGACCGGTATATTTAGGAGCGCTGCCTCCCATCGGCTCGTACATGCTTACGCCGCCGTGGTCGGGGTTGATGTTGCCGCCGGCCGCGACGCCGAGGCCGCCCTGAATCATCGCGCCCAGGTCGGTGATGATGTCGCCGAACATATTGGTAGTGACGATCACGTCGTAGTATTCCGGCGTCTTCACCATCCACATGCAGCAGGCGTCGACGTGGTTGTAATCGGCTTTCACGTCGGGGTATTGCTTGGCAACGTCTTGGAAGGTGCGCCACCAGAGGTCGTGGCCGAACGTCAGCACGTTGGTCTTGGCGACCAGCGTCAACATTTTGCCCTTGGGATTATTTCGCTTGCGGGTGAACTCAAACGCCCAGCGAATGCACCGTTCGCAGCCCTTGCGCGTATAAACGGCCGACTGCATGGCAACCTCTTCAGGTGTATTCTTTTTGAGGAAGCCGCCGACGCCGCAGTAGAGATCTTCGGTGTTTTCGCGAACGACCACGAAGTCGATGTCCTTCGGGCCTTTGCCCGCCAGCGGCGTTTCGACGCCAGGGAATAGCTGGACGGGGCGCAGGTTGATGTATTGGTCGAGTTCGAACCGTAGTTGCAGCAGCAGGCCCTTTTCGAGCACGCCGGGAGGGACGTCGGGATGTCCGACCGCGCCGAGGAAGACGGCGTCGAACTTGCGTAATTGGTCAGCGCCCCCTGGCGGGAGCGTTTCTTTGGTCTTGAGATAGCGCTCGCCGCCCCAATCGAATGGGGTGATGTCAAATTTGAAGTTTTCGAGCTTCGAAACGGCCCCGAGGACTTTGACGGCTTCGGTGGTCACTTCCGGGCCAGTGCCGTCGCCTGGAATGGTAGCAATTTTTAGCGTTGAACTCATCGGAATGCTTCAGGGAAATGTGGGAAAACTCGTAGTTTAGCCGGCGCGGCGGCAGGGAACAAGGAAGCGAGATTTCACCACCGTGGCACGGGCAACACGTTGAATACGCGGCAGAATTGCCGAAGGTCGAATGGCGAGCGACAATCGAATGATCCATGACCGAGCTTTCCATCGGGCGATGAATCGCCAGTTGATCGGAATTGTCAAGTTCGTCGGTCCAGAAAGTTCTCGACACGCGCCGATCGTTCCCTTTTTCCCGTCGTGAACTCACCTGCCGCCAGACCAAATTCCTCGTTTCGCGTCTCGGGCCGATTGCTGCGCTTCGCGAAAGCGTCGCTTCATGGCTGCGGAATAGGGATGTCGCAGCAAGGCGTGTCCCATGCCAGCGCGCAGCAGTTCTTCATTGAGCAGTTC
It contains:
- a CDS encoding 3-isopropylmalate dehydrogenase — its product is MSSTLKIATIPGDGTGPEVTTEAVKVLGAVSKLENFKFDITPFDWGGERYLKTKETLPPGGADQLRKFDAVFLGAVGHPDVPPGVLEKGLLLQLRFELDQYINLRPVQLFPGVETPLAGKGPKDIDFVVVRENTEDLYCGVGGFLKKNTPEEVAMQSAVYTRKGCERCIRWAFEFTRKRNNPKGKMLTLVAKTNVLTFGHDLWWRTFQDVAKQYPDVKADYNHVDACCMWMVKTPEYYDVIVTTNMFGDIITDLGAMIQGGLGVAAGGNINPDHGGVSMYEPMGGSAPKYTGQGVINPIAAIGAMAMLLEHSGQPAAAARIMRAVKQITGTKMKSQAAGKMGYSTSQVGELVCEALTT